Below is a genomic region from Deinococcus misasensis DSM 22328.
GCCTCTTTTGGCCCCGTACCAAGGAAAAAAAGTCATGATGGTGCCGGGGGTGCCCACCCTGTCTCCGTAGTACAGGTGGTAGGTGCCGGGATCGTCAAAATTGACGGTGACTTTGACCATGCGCTGGCCCAGAACCTGGGTGTAGAAGTCGATGTTTCTCTGGGGATGGCTGGCCATGACGGTGATGTGGTGGATGCCTTGCGCAGGGTTTCGCATGGAAACCTCCTTATGTCCACATTAAACAGTTTAATATTAAACCAATATGTGAAAAAAGCACCTTTTGGCCTTTCATCAAAAAAGCTCTGGAAGTCCAGAGCCTCTTTTTGATTGTTTTGTACAGCATTGCTGCTGTTCTCAGGTGTTCCCAGCCACACCCAGCCCGAGTTTTTTGCACAAATCGGCCAGTGTGCCCAATTCTTCAGGGGTCAGCACCGAAAACACCTGTTCGATCCCCTCCACATGACCCGGCAGGATGCCTGCAATCAGTTGGTTTCCCTGCTCTGTGATGCTGACGTGGATGTTTCGGCGGTCTTTTGAGCTGCGCTCACGCACCGCCAGTCCTCTTTTTTCGAGGTTGTCGATCACCATGGTCAGGTTGCCTTTGGACTTGAGGATCTTCTCGCCCAGTTGCTTCTGGGTCAGTGGCCCGAGGTGAAACAGGGCTTCCAGCACACTGAATTGGCTGAGGCTCAAATCATGGTTTTGCAGGTGCTGATTGGCAGCAGTCTCTACGGTGGACGCTGCGCGGTGCAATTTGATGTAGGCATTGAGTGCCTGAATTTGACGGTCGTTGCCCTGAAATTTGGTGCCCATGGTACCGACATGCTACACCATAGGGTCCAGAATGCCTCAGGGGCAGCGCAAAGTCGCTGTTCGCTCAGTGCAAACAGAGAGAGCCATCAGCGATCAGCGTTCAGCCAGAAGGAAAGTTTTCTTGCTGCCTTTTGACCTTCAAATCTGAGTGGGCTTTCACTTGTCGTTTTTGTTTTTTGCTGTTGTCGAAAAAAAGTTTTAAGGTGAGCTTTTCGCTGACCGCTGACCGCTCTTTCAGTTGAAGAATCAAACTGGAGGCTTTGTGCTTGCCCTTCAGAACACATCCAGAATCACGTAAGCCAGCACAGCCCCCACCACCGTCATGCACAGGCCCCAGAGCAGCAACCCCTTGAACACCCTTGCACGGTTGACCTGCTCGGGCAGGGCAGCAAGGCACAAGGCCCCGAGGGTGGAAAGCGGACTGACATCCACCATGTGGGAGCCCACATCAATGGCCACCACAGCGTCTTGCAAACTGCTGCCCCCGAGTTTGGAGACCAGCTCTGGCACCAGAGGGATGAACAGGGGCATCACCACACCACTGGAACTGCTGCCCACCGAAGCCAGTCCGGTCACGAAAGCCAGAGCAGCATGCAAGAAGCCCTGAGGGGTGTACTGGGCCAGCATGGAGGTCAGCAGGTCCAGACTGCTGGTTTTTTCCAGCAAGGCCAGCAGCACACTGATGCCTGAAATCAACAGGATCACCGACCACGGCAGGTTTTTGATGCTGTCTTCCGAAGGGGCCACTTTCAGGACGGTCAGCACGGCCACCAGCAGGAACGCGGCCATGCTGGCAGGCCATTTCAGCACGATCACCGACAGAATGAAGCAGGCAAGGGCCAGCAAAGACACCCGGTTTTTCCAGTTCAGAGGCTCTGGTCTGGCAGGGGTCTCGGGTTGAGGGGTGGTTTCAGAGGTGTGGGTTTTCCAGCCTTGAAAGATCAGGTAGGCCAGCACTGCACTCACCGTCTGGATCAATGCCACCATCCCGAAAATGTGGAGGTTCAGGCCCTGCTCCAGTCCAATTGAGCGCATCAGTTCAGTGTTGATGCTGCCTGTGACCGCCACAGGAGAGAAGGTGCCTGCATTGGCACCGGTGCACACCACAATCGCCATCAGGACCGGATGCACCCCTGCTGCCACCCCGACCCGCATGGCCACAGGGGCGATCAGGGCGGTGGAAGCGATGTTTCCCGGCCCCAGAGCCGAACTGATGAATGTCAAAAAGAAGAACACC
It encodes:
- a CDS encoding MarR family winged helix-turn-helix transcriptional regulator, with translation MGTKFQGNDRQIQALNAYIKLHRAASTVETAANQHLQNHDLSLSQFSVLEALFHLGPLTQKQLGEKILKSKGNLTMVIDNLEKRGLAVRERSSKDRRNIHVSITEQGNQLIAGILPGHVEGIEQVFSVLTPEELGTLADLCKKLGLGVAGNT
- a CDS encoding SLC13 family permease; translated protein: MTLAWLALLGLVGVLVVGAIRTDLNVGLLAMALAFVIGTAGAGLAPTEFGALLPGNLLLTLVGVTLFFELLRQNGTLDQITQRILKLARGDSKRLPMVFFFLTFISSALGPGNIASTALIAPVAMRVGVAAGVHPVLMAIVVCTGANAGTFSPVAVTGSINTELMRSIGLEQGLNLHIFGMVALIQTVSAVLAYLIFQGWKTHTSETTPQPETPARPEPLNWKNRVSLLALACFILSVIVLKWPASMAAFLLVAVLTVLKVAPSEDSIKNLPWSVILLISGISVLLALLEKTSSLDLLTSMLAQYTPQGFLHAALAFVTGLASVGSSSSGVVMPLFIPLVPELVSKLGGSSLQDAVVAIDVGSHMVDVSPLSTLGALCLAALPEQVNRARVFKGLLLWGLCMTVVGAVLAYVILDVF